DNA from Brevibacterium sp. 'Marine':
TCACGCTCGACCACGCGGAGGTAGTGCCGTGGCCCCGATACTCGACGACGCTCCCGCTCGCCGAGGCGGCCTGACGATCGCGGACAAGGTCGTGGAGCGAACCGCCGGGCAGGTGCTGAAAGACCTGCCCGGCGTCGGCGGCACGAGCTCGGGCCTCTTCGGCATCGGTGCGAGTTCCAGCTTGGACACCCGCCCGTCCGTGGATGTCACCCTGTCCGGGCGCAGCTGCACGCTCGCCGTCCGGCTGGGCCTGGCCTACCCCACCCCCATCGCCGAGGCGACCGAACACGTCCGCTCCACGCTGAGCACCCAAGTCGAACGTCTCACCGGCGTCACCGTCCGTCAGGTCGACATCGACGTGCGGTGGCTCGCCCCGGAATCCTCCGGTGCGAATCGAGGAAGGAATCGCCTGCAATGAGCACACGCCTGCTGCGCAAGCGGCCCTCCCGCATCGGCCCGGCCGTCATCGTCGCACTCATTCTGCTGCTGCTGGCCGTGGGGCTCGGCTGGGCCGGCATCGCCGCATTCATCGCAACCGGCTCCGTGGCCGCCGCGCTGACCGGGACGACCGGGTTACCCGTCGCCGAGGCGGCCGGGAACCTGCACTGGAATTCCGCGGTCGTCATCGCGGTCGGCATCGTCCTGGCACTGCTCGGACTCATCGCCCTCATCCTCGGCGTCTCCCCCGGGGCACGTCGGATCCTCGGTGTTCGTGCTCAAGGCGCTGAGCACATCGGCGCCTTCGACGTCGCCATGCCCACCTCGGCGCTGTCGCAGATCGCGGCC
Protein-coding regions in this window:
- a CDS encoding Asp23/Gls24 family envelope stress response protein; this encodes MAPILDDAPARRGGLTIADKVVERTAGQVLKDLPGVGGTSSGLFGIGASSSLDTRPSVDVTLSGRSCTLAVRLGLAYPTPIAEATEHVRSTLSTQVERLTGVTVRQVDIDVRWLAPESSGANRGRNRLQ
- a CDS encoding DUF6286 domain-containing protein, with amino-acid sequence MSTRLLRKRPSRIGPAVIVALILLLLAVGLGWAGIAAFIATGSVAAALTGTTGLPVAEAAGNLHWNSAVVIAVGIVLALLGLIALILGVSPGARRILGVRAQGAEHIGAFDVAMPTSALSQIAAAAADGVDGVSGVKASSNAKSTIVTFSTPIRDCEPIRAEVEAAVTDRFASISFDRTPTVKVQARRSQS